The following coding sequences lie in one Paramisgurnus dabryanus chromosome 16, PD_genome_1.1, whole genome shotgun sequence genomic window:
- the LOC135763639 gene encoding protocadherin alpha-5-like has translation MEQRGRSRRLQLNAKLAFIAVLLLFCKSVFGQVRYSVSEEQKDGAAVGNIAKDLGIDHRTLKDRGFRIVSTSGEPLFIVNQNDGVLYVNGKIDREAVCERINPCLINLKIALENPLEIHYVTVEILDVNDHSPRFPGNEKRLEIWESAMPGARYPLQAARDLDTGINSVQTYKLSHNDNFRLEIKDREDGKIPILILHKPLDREVTKTMNLELIALDGGKPPKSGSIEILIDVLDINDNVPVFTKETYTVTLNENAPVGTTILQVNATDSDEGQNGEIVYAFGSNVNDNLRKLFEVNSITGEIIVKSLLDFEVKDKYEIDIEASDKGIVPLTTDKSIFINIADVNDNAPEIEVTSFSSAIPEDSKPGTTVALISVSDLDSGLNGKVFCSLSDGIPFKLLSSLQDNIYSLVTSTLLDREAKYQYDITVVARDAGQPSLSSLKTITVMISDVNDNSPAFLFSPYAFYVMENNVPGKSLFFVSASDKDWNENAVISYQIWRDGGEENKYTSFININSENGEIYALKSFDFETIKTFQFHVLATDSGSPSLSSNVTVNVFILDQNDNVPVILNPVSANGSAEGVEEIPRNVNAGHLVTKVRAYDADIGYNGWLLFSLQEVSDHSLFGLDRYTGQIRTLRSFTETDEAQHKLVILVKDNGNVSLSATATVIAKVVEPKEAFAASDVTNAVKDDEENNVTFYLIITLGSVSVLFIISIIVLIVMQCSKSSDYSSKYLQDVNYDGTLCHSIQYRSGDKRYMLVGPRMSVGSTLAPGSNRNTLVIPDRRRRDSGEVRKGLTISFIGNC, from the coding sequence ATGGAACAAAGAGGACGGTCACGTCGACTGCAATTGAATGCGAAACTCGCTTTCATTGCGGTACtgcttttattctgcaaatcaGTTTTTGGACAGGTACGATATTCCGTGTCTGAGGAGCAGAAGGACGGAGCTGCTGTAGGAAATATTGCGAAGGATTTGGGCATTGATCACAGAACGTTAAAGGATCGAGGGTTTCGCATTGTCTCGACCTCAGGCGAGCCATTGTTCATTGTGAATCAGAATGACGGTGTGTTGTATGTGAATGGTAAAATAGACAGAGAAGCGGTGTGCGAAAGAATCAATCCGTGTCTAATCAATCTGAAAATAGCATTAGAAAACCCACTTGAAATTCATTACGTCACTGTAGAGATATTGGACGTGAACGATCACAGTCCGCGGTTTCCTGGGAATGAAAAGCGGCTGGAGATTTGGGAATCTGCTATGCCAGGAGCACGCTATCCGCTACAGGCAGCGCGCGACCTCGACACTGGAATCAATTCAGTTCAGACTTATAAACTCAGCCACAACGACAATTTCCGTCTCGAAATTAAAGACAGGGAAGATGGTAAAATTCCAATCTTGATTTTACACAAGCCGCTTGACAGGGAGGTGACTAAAACCATGAACTTAGAATTAATTGCTTTAGATGGGGGGAAACCTCCTAAATCTGGCTCAATTGAAATATTGATCGATGTTCTGGATATAAATGACAATGTGCCTGTTTTTACGAAGGAAACGTACACGGTTACTTTAAATGAAAACGCACCCGTGGGTACGACAATTTTGCAGGTTAATGCCACGGATTCGGATGAGGGTCAAAACGGAGAGATAGTTTATGCTTTTGGAAGTAACGTCAATGATAATTTACGCAAACTTTTTGAAGTTAATTCAATTACTGGAGAAATTATTGTAAAAAGTCTTTTGGATTTTGAGGTTAAAGATAAATATGAGATTGACATCGAAGCATCGGACAAAGGCATTGTTCCTCTTACGAcagataaaagtattttcataAATATTGCTGATGTTAATGACAATGCTCCAGAAATAGAGGTGACATCGTTTTCAAGCGCAATTCCAGAAGACTCTAAACCTGGAACAACGGTGGCTTTAATAAGCGTTTCAGATTTAGACTCTGGTCTCAATGGCAAAGTCTTCTGTTCACTGTCTGATGGCATACCTTTCAAGCTTTTGTCGTCATTACAGGATAATATTTATTCATTAGTTACATCTACATTGCTTGACAGGGAAGCAAAATATCAATATGACATCACAGTAGTTGCCAGAGACGCGGGTCAACCCTCACTTTCGTCTCTTAAAACTATAACGGTAATGATATCAGATGTAAATGACAATAGCCCAGCTTTTCTATTTTCCCCTTATGCGTTTTATGTGATGGAAAATAATGTACCAGgcaaatctttattttttgtgtCTGCTTCTGATAAAGATTGGAACGAAAATGCTGTGATCAGTTACCAGATATGGAGAGACGGTGGCGAGGAAAACAAATACAcatcatttattaatattaactCGGAAAATGGAGAGATTTATGCGCTGAAAAGTTTTGACTTTGAAACTATAAAAACATTCCAGTTCCACGTGCTCGCAACAGACTCTGGATCTCCGTCTCTGAGCAGTAATGTGACAGTGAACGTGTTTATTCTGGATCAGAACGACAACGTTCCAGTGATCTTAAATCCAGTGAGTGCTAACGGTTCTGCTGAGGGTGTGGAGGAGATTCCCCGCAATGTGAACGCAGGTCATTTGGTGACTAAAGTCAGAGCCTATGACGCAGATATAGGATACAACGGCTGGTTATTATTCTCACTACAGGAAGTTAGTGATCACAGTCTGTTTGGTTTGGACCGCTATACAGGACAGATAAGAACCCTTCGCTCATTCACAGAAACAGATGAGGCCCAGCATAAACTGGTCATACTGGTGAAAGACAATGGGAACGTTTCTCTCTCAGCAACAGCGACTGTGATTGCGAAAGTTGTGGAGCCCAAAGAGGCTTTTGCAGCTTCTGATGTTACAAACGCAGTGAAAGACGATGAGGAAAACAACGTGACGTTTTATTTGATCATCACGTTGGGCTCTGTGTCGGTTCTTTTTATCATCAGTATCATCGTGTTGATTGTAATGCAGTGCTCGAAATCTTCAGACTATTCGTCCAAGTATTTACAAGATGTGAATTACGACGGGACTCTGTGTCACAGCATTCAGTACAGATCTGGAGACAAACGGTACATGCTAGTTGGACCCAGAATGAGTGTCGGTTCTACTTTAGCACCTGGAAGTAATAGGAATACTCTAGTGATACCAGATCGAAGGAGGAGAGATTCTGGAGAGGTAAGGAAAGGCCTTACTATAAGCTTTATTGGaaattgttaa
- the LOC135752416 gene encoding protocadherin gamma-A5-like, translating to MEAERQRRIWEYWWIALCFSSMLSFGQRVSSQIRYSVPEEVNEGYVVGNIAKDLGLDANNLVNRRFRIVSGSTDAFFQVNQNNGELYVSKKIDREASCDGNSVCLINLKIAVEDPLEIHYGAVEITDVNDHSPRFPEKEQHFEMAENTVAGARFELQTARDDDIGSNSIRSYKLGKNNYFDLEMRDGDEEEKNPILVLLKPLDREQNSEHRLVLTAVDGGNPPKSGTLNINITVLDINDNRPVCSKDLYSITLPENIQIGTVIAQVNATDSDEGLNGEVMYTLGKTSRRKVHETFSLDSATGEIQIKEPIDFEENEVHRLTVQATDKGQPPMTTDCRVIIKITDENDNNPEIDVTSLSNVISEDSKPGTVISLISVTDKDSGVNGKFICSIADNVPFELKPSVQENMYSLVTKERLDRELVSDYKITIKAIDLGQPPLSSYKTITIQVADVNDNKPEFIRSPFELYLVENNTPGASVFSVGASDKDLNENAIITYNIIRGDQTQTDMASFLNINPETGVISALKRFDFETVKTFQFYVLATDSGSPSLSSNVTVNVFILDQNDNVPVILYPVSANGSAEGVEEIPRNANAGHLVTKIRAYDADIGYNGWLLFSLQEVSDHSLFGLDRYTGQIRTLRSFTETDEAHHKLVILVKDNGNVSLSATATVIVKVVEPKEAFAASDVTNAVKDEEENNVTFYLIITLGSVSVLFIISIIVLIVMQCSKSSDYSSKYLQDVNYDGTLCHSIQYRSGDKRYMLVGPRMSVGSTLAPHSNRNTLVIPDRRRRDSGEVRYRF from the coding sequence ATGGAAGCCGAGAGACAAAGGCGCATATGGGAGTACTGGTGGATTGCTTTGTGTTTTTCTTCGATGCTGAGTTTCGGGCAGCGTGTTTCATCCCAAATAAGATACTCTGTTCCAGAGGAGGTTAACGAGGGATATGTCGTGGGAAATATTGCTAAGGATCTAGGTCTTGATGCGAATAATTTGGTGAACAGACGGTTCCGTATTGTCTCTGGATCTACAGATGCCTTTTTTCAGGTAAATCAAAACAATGGCGAATTGTATGTTAGTAAGAAAATCGACAGAGAAGCCTCGTGCGACGGAAATAGCGTTTGTTTGATAAATTTAAAAATCGCCGTTGAAGATCCACTTGAAATACATTATGGTGCAGTGGAAATTACAGATGTGAATGACCACAGTCCTCGCTTCCCCGAAAAAGAGCAACAttttgaaatggctgaaaaCACAGTCGCAGGTGCACGTTTTGAACTCCAAACTGCAAGAGATGATGACATTGGAAGTAATTCTATCCGGTCTTATAAACTCGGAAAGAACAATTATTTTGATTTAGAAATGAGAGATGGTGACGAAGAGGAAAAAAATCCAATCTTGGTTTTACTTAAGCCGTTAGACAGAGAGCAAAATTCAGAACACAGACTCGTGTTGACCGCTGTGGATGGAGGCAACCCCCCGAAATCAGGcactttaaatattaatattactgTTCTTGATATAAATGACAACCGCCCGGTATGTAGTAAAGATTTATATTCAATTACCCTTCCAGAAAACATCCAAATAGGCACAGTTATAGCACAAGTTAACGCTACTGATTCTGATGAAGGTTTAAATGGGGAGGTTATGTACACACTTGGTAAAACTAGTAGACGAAAAGTGCATGAAACATTTAGCCTTGATAGTGCCACTGGTGAAATTCAAATCAAAGAACCAATTGATTTTGAGGAGAATGAGGTACACAGATTGACAGTCCAGGCCACAGATAAGGGCCAACCACCGATGACCACTGACTGCAGAGTCATTATAAAAATCACAGACGAGAACGACAATAATCCCGAGATAGACGTGACTTCACTTTCCAACGTAATTTCTGAGGATTCAAAACCCGGCACTGTAATTTCGCTGATCAGTGTGACAGATAAAGACTCTGGTGTTAACGGTAAATTTATATGTAGTATTGCAGACAATGTTCCTTTTGAGTTAAAACCATCAGTTCAAGAAAATATGTATTCTTTAGTAACTAAAGAGCGCTTGGACAGGGAACTTGTCTCAGATtataaaatcacaattaaagcTATTGATTTAGGTCAGCCGCCTCTTTCTTCCTATAAAACCATTACAATACAGGTGGCTGATGTTAATGATAACAAACCAGAGTTTATCAGAAGTCCCTTTGAGCTCTATTTAGTGGAAAATAATACACCAGGTGCGTCAGTTTTCTctgtgggtgcgtcagacaaaGATCTTAATGAAAACGCAAttattacatacaatataataagAGGCGATCAGACACAAACTGATATGGCTTCGTTCCTTAATATAAACCCTGAAACGGGCGTAATTTCTGCACTTAAACGTTTTGACTTTGAAACTGTTAAAACGTTTCAGTTCTACGTGCTCGCTACAGACTCTGGATCTCCATCTCTGAGCAGTAATGTGACAGTGAACGTGTTTATTCTGGATCAGAACGACAATGTTCCAGTGATCTTATATCCAGTGAGTGCTAATGGTTCTGCTGAGGGTGTGGAGGAGATTCCCCGCAATGCGAACGCAGGTCATTTGGTGACTAAAATCAGAGCATATGACGCAGATATAGGATACAACGGCTGGTTGTTATTTTCACTGCAGGAAGTTAGTGATCACAGTCTGTTTGGTTTGGACCGCTATACAGGACAGATAAGAACCCTTCGCTCATTCACAGAAACAGACGAGGCCCATCATAAACTGGTCATACTGGTGAAAGACAATGGGAACGTTTCTCTCTCAGCAACAGCGACTGTGATTGTGAAAGTTGTGGAGCCTAAAGAGGCTTTTGCAGCTTCTGATGTTACAAACGCAGTAAAAGACGAGGAGGAAAACAACGTGACGTTTTATTTGATCATCACATTGGGCTCTGTGTCAGTGCTTTTTATCATCAGTATCATCGTGTTGATTGTAATGCAGTGCTCGAAATCTTCAGACTATTCGTCCAAGTATTTACAAGATGTGAATTACGACGGGACTCTGTGTCACAGCATTCAGTACAGATCTGGAGACAAACGGTACATGCTAGTTGGACCCAGAATGAGTGTCGGTTCTACTTTAGCACCTCACAGTAATAGGAATACTCTAGTGATACCAGATCGCAGGAGGAGAGATTCTGGAGAGGTAAGATACAGGTTTTGA
- the LOC135763655 gene encoding protocadherin alpha-2-like, with the protein MLKPNLIFCKQNCISELFIMGSAEQRRGWEYWWIALRFSLLLCYGLQVSAQIRYTISEEAKEGSVVGNIAKDLGLDVSTLVNRRFRIVSGSEDTLFQVNPDNGILYVHKRIDREEQCDGNTVCIVNIKTVVEDPLEVHYVAVDVTDVNDHSPKFPEKKQIVEIAESTQPGARFQLQAARDPDIGVNAVRSYKLSQNEHFDLEIRDRGDEKNPVLLLRRPLDRESQAEHKLILTAIDGGNPHRSGILNITVTVLDNNDNRPVFSQDVYTVNLQENVQPDTVVIKVNATDIDEGLNGEVRYTLDGNINSKINDIFLLDSVSGEIRVKNKIDFEDVEIYRFDIFASDKGTPPMTIDSRVIVKILDMNDNAPEIEVTSLSNVIPEDSKPGTVISLISVSDKDSGANGKVVCTLSANVPFEIKPSVQDNMYSLVSKTHLDREATSQYEITIIATDLGQPPLTSFKTLTVQISDVNDNKPDFIVNPLELYLPENNVPGAFIYSVTAFDKDINDNALISYHLIRGDGTQNDMASFLNINSETGVINALKSFDFETSKTFQFQVLATDSGSPSLSSNVTVNVFILDQNDNVPVILYPVSANGSAEGVEEIPRNVNAGHLVTKVRAYDADIGYNGWLLFSLQEVSDHSLFGLDRYTGQIRTLRSFTETDEAQHKLVILVKDNGNVSLSATATVIVKVVEPKEAFAASDVTNAVKDEEDNNVTFYLIITLGSVSVLFIISIIVLIAMQCSKSSDYSSKYLQDANYDGTLCHSIQYRSGDKRYMLVGPRMSVGSTLAPGSNRNTLVIPDRRRRDSGEVRSNINVLILKH; encoded by the coding sequence ATGTTAAAACCAAATCTTATATTCTGTAAGCAGAACTGCATCAGCGAATTGTTTATAATGGGATCTGCTGAACAAAGACGGGGATGGGAATACTGGTGGATTGCTCTGCGTTTCTCTTTGCTGCTGTGCTACGGACTGCAGGTTTCAGCCCAAATACGATACACTATTTCAGAGGAGGCAAAAGAGGGATCTGTTGTAGGAAATATTGCTAAGGATTTGGGTCTTGATGTCAGCACGTTAGTGAACAGACGGTTTCGTATTGTTTCGGGATCTGAGGACACGCTTTTCCAGGTAAACCCAGACAATGGCATTTTATATGTCCATAAACGAATCGACAGAGAGGAGCAATGTGACGGAAATACTGTCTGTATTGTGAACATTAAGACAGTAGTTGAAGATCCTTTGGAGGTCCATTATGTAGCCGTTGATGTTACTGATGTGAATGATCATTCTCCTAAATTTCCAGAGAAAAAACAAATAGTCGAAATTGCCgaaagcacacagccaggagCGCGCTTCCAGCTACAAGCTGCGCGTGATCCTGACATTGGTGTGAATGCTGTGCGATCGTATAAACTGAGCCAAAATGAACATTTTGATTTGGAGATCAGGGACAGGGGCGACGAAAAAAATCCAGTTCTGCTCCTAAGGAGGCCACTGGATAGGGAAAGTCAGGCTGAACATAAATTAATATTAACCGCGATCGACGGTGGGAATCCGCATAGGTCGGGAATATTAAATATAACTGTCACGGTCCTGGATAACAATGACAATCGCCCTGTATTTAGTCAAGATGTTTACACTgttaatttacaagaaaacgtgCAGCCTGATACTGTTGTGATTAAAGTTAATGCAACGGACATTGATGAGGGCTTGAATGGTGAAGTGCGATATACGCTTGATGGGAATATAAACAGTAAAATTAATGATATTTTTCTGTTGGACAGCGTCTCGGGGGAAATTCGAGTTAAGAATAAAATTGACTTTGAGGACGTTGAGATTTACAGATTCGATATCTTCGCCTCCGATAAAGGGACCCCACCAATGACAATCGACTCTAGAGTTATAGTTAAAATATTAGACATGAACGATAACGCCCCTGAAATCGAGGTTACATCACTCTCTAATGTTATTCCTGAAGATTCAAAACCCGGAACCGTAATTTCCCTCATTAGTGTGTCAGACAAAGATTCTGGTGCAAATGGCAAAGTTGTATGCACTTTATCTGCTAATGTCCCATTTGAAATTAAGCCGTCTGTTCAAGACAACATGTATTCTTTAGTGTCCAAAACGCACTTGGACAGAGAAGCGACGTCTCAGTATGAGATCACAATAATTGCGACAGACCTTGGTCAGCCCCCTCTAACCTCGTTTAAGACACTAACAGTACAAATTTCGGATGTTAATGACAATAAACCGGATTTTATTGTAAATCCTCTCGAACTTTATTTACCGGAAAACAACGTTCCAGGTGCCTTTATTTACTCCGTAACCGCATTTGATAAAGACATTAATGATAATGCTTTAATTTCATATCATTTAATTAGAGGCGACGGGACACAGAATGATATGGCTTCGTTCTTAAACATAAATTCAGAAACAGGCGTAATCAATGCGTTAAAAAGTTTTGACTTTGAAACTTCAAAAACATTCCAGTTTCAAGTCCTCGCTACAGACTCTGGATCTCCATCTCTGAGCAGTAATGTGACCGTGAACGTGTTTATTCTGGATCAGAATGACAACGTTCCAGTGATCTTATATCCCGTGAGCGCAAACGGTTCTGCCGAGGGTGTGGAGGAGATTCCCCGCAATGTGAACGCAGGTCATTTGGTGACTAAAGTCAGAGCCTACGACGCAGATATAGGATACAACGGCTGGTTATTATTTTCACTACAGGAAGTTAGTGATCACAGTCTGTTTGGTTTGGACCGCTATACAGGACAGATAAGAACCCTTCGCTCGTTCACAGAAACAGATGAGGCCCAGCATAAACTGGTCATCCTTGTGAAAGACAATGGGAACGTTTCTCTGTCAGCAACAGCGACTGTGATTGTGAAAGTTGTGGAGCCTAAAGAGGCTTTTGCAGCTTCTGATGTTACAAACGCAGTGAAAGACGAGGAGGACAACAACGTGACGTTTTATTTGATCATCACATTGGGCTCTGTGTCAGTGCTTTTTATCATCAGTATCATCGTGTTGATTGCAATGCAGTGCTCGAAATCTTCAGACTATTCGTCTAAGTATTTACAAGATGCGAATTACGACGGCACTCTGTGTCACAGCATTCAGTACAGATCTGGAGACAAACGGTACATGCTAGTTGGACCCAGAATGAGTGTCGGTTCTACTTTAGCACCTGGCAGTAATAGGAATACTCTAGTGATACCAGATCGCAGGAGGAGGGATTCTGGTGAGGTAAGATCTAATATAAATGtccttattttaaaacattaa
- the LOC135763671 gene encoding protocadherin alpha-3-like, with amino-acid sequence MEAAGQRRKWEYCAIALCFSLLLGYGQQTSAQIRYSVPEEVNEGFTLGNIAKDLGLEVSSLVERQFRIVSGSKDELFRINLENGVLFVHKKIDRESLCITGGICMVNLKIVVDNPLEIHYVEVEIVDINDHSPVFPEKEQSLRINENTLPGADYQLQAARDPDFGTNSVRFYKLSHSDHFEIKVRESDEDKLPFLVLKKPIDREVTTTYKLLLTAVDGGTPPRSGILNITVTVLDINDNRPAFSRETYSASLPENSITGTIVIQVNATDMDEGPNSDIEYSFAALHGKVHDVFELDQITGEIRVKGEVDFEDADVYKLDIRASDKGYPPMSANCRVIIKIIDLNDNKPEIEITSLSKNLPEDSKPGTVISLISVSDKDAGINGKVICQLNKNVPFELKPSFKDNMYSLVTNNRLDRETNSQYEITITASDLGQPPLTASTTLSVQVFDVNDNAPEFLMNPLELYLMENNAAGSSIISVSASDRDTAENAVISYNIVRGNGTQSDMSSFLNINSETGVISALKSFDFETIKKFQFYVLATDSGSPSLSSNVTVNVFILDQNDNVPVILYPVSANGSAEGVEEIPRNVNAGHLVTKVRAYDADIGYNGWLLFSLQEVSDHSLFGLDRYTGQIRTLRSFTETDEAQHKLVILVKDNGNVSLSATATVIVKVVEPKEAFAASDVTNAVKDEEENNVTFYLIITLGSVSVLFIISIIVLIVMQCSKSSDYSSKYLQDVNYDGTLCHSIQYRSGDKRYMLVGPRMSVGSTLAPGSNRNTLVIPDRRRRDSGETVSV; translated from the exons ATGGAAGCCGCAGGACAAAGGCGCAAATGGGAATACTGCGCTATTGCTCTGtgtttctcattgcttttgggCTACGGACAACAGACTTCAGCTCAAATCAGATACTCTGTTCCAGAAGAAGTAAATGAAGGATTTACTCTGGGAAATATCGCAAAGGACTTAGGTCTTGAAGTAAGTAGCTTGGTTGAGCGACAGTTTCGTATCGTTTCTGGATCAAAGGATGAGCTATTTCGGATAAACCTGGAAAATGGCGTGTTGTTCGTTCACAAGAAAATCGACAGAGAGTCTTTGTGTATTACCGGTGGTATCTGCATGGTAAATTTAAAAATCGTCGTCGACAATCCTTTGGAAATACATTATGTAGAGGTAGAAATAGTAGATATAAACGATCACTCTCCTGTCTTCCCTGAAAAAGAGCAAAGCCTGAGAATCAATGAAAATACGTTGCCCGGCGCTGATTATCAGTTACAGGCTGCCAGAGATCCAGATTTTGGGACGAATTCGGTTAGGTTTTATAAATTAAGTCATAGTGATCATTTTGAAATTAAAGTTAGAGAGAGTGATGAGGATAAGCTGCCTTTTTTAGTTCTAAAGAAACCCATTGATCGGGAAGTTACAACGACATATAAGCTACTTTTGACAGCTGTTGACGGAGGGACTCCTCCGAGGTCGGGCATTCTTAACATTACTGTTACCGTTTTGGATATAAATGATAATCGCCCTGCATTTAGCCGAGAGACATATTCTGCATCATTGCCGGAAAATTCCATTACTGGCACGATAGTAATTCAAGTAAATGCAACTGATATGGATGAAGGTCCGAATAGCGATATCGAATACAGTTTTGCAGCATTACATGGCAAAGTGCACGATGTCTTTGAGCTCGATCAGATCACAGGTGAAATACGTGTAAAGGGGGAAGTGGATTTCGAAGATGCTGATGTATATAAACTCGATATTCGGGCCTCGGATAAGGGATATCCACCAATGTCTGCAAACTGCAGAGTAATTATTAAGATAATTGATTTAAATGACAACAAACCAGAAATCGAGATTACGTCACTTTCCAAAAACCTTCCTGAAGATTCAAAGCCAGGAACTGTTATTTCTCTCATCAGTGTGAGTGATAAAGATGCAGGAATAAACGGGAAAGTAATTTGTCAGTTAAACAAAAATGTTCCCTTTGAGTTAAAGCCTTCCTTCAAAGACAACATGTACTCTTTAGTAACAAATAATCGGTTAGATAGAGAAACGAACTCGCAGTACGAAATTACAATAACAGCCTCTGATTTGGGACAGCCGCCTTTGACCGCATCGACCACCCTGAGCGTTCAAGTTTTCGATGTGAATGATAATGCACCGGAATTTTTAATGAATCCGTTAGAGCTCTACTTAATGGAAAATAATGCAGCAGGTTCGTCTATAATTTCTGTGAGCGCATCTGATAGAGATACCGCTGAAAATGCCGTGATATCATATAACATAGTAAGAGGTAATGGAACACAGAGTGATATGTCGTCTTTCTTAAATATAAATTCAGAAACAGGCGTAATCAGTGCGCTGAAAAGTTTTGACTTTGAAACTATCAAAAAGTTTCAGTTCTACGTTCTCGCTACAGACTCTGGATCTCCATCTCTGAGCAGTAATGTGACAGTGAACGTGTTTATTCTGGATCAGAACGACAACGTTCCAGTGATCTTATATCCAGTGAGTGCTAATGGTTCTGCTGAGGGTGTGGAGGAGATTCCCCGCAATGTGAACGCAGGTCATTTGGTTACTAAAGTCAGAGCCTATGACGCAGATATAGGATACAACGGCTGGTTATTATTTTCACTACAGGAAGTAAGTGATCACAGTCTGTTTGGTTTGGACCGCTATACAGGACAGATAAGAACCCTTCGCTCGTTCACAGAAACAGACGAGGCCCAGCATAAACTGGTCATACTGGTGAAAGACAATGGGAACGTTTCTCTCTCAGCAACAGCGACTGTGATTGTGAAAGTTGTGGAGCCCAAAGAGGCTTTTGCAGCTTCTGATGTTACAAACGCAGTGAAAGATGAGGAAGAAAACAACGTGACGTTTTATTTGATCATCACGTTGGGCTCTGTGTCAGTGCTTTTTATCATCAGTATCATCGTGTTGATTGTAATGCAGTGCTCTAAATCTTCAGACTATTCGTCCAAGTATTTACAAGATGTGAATTACGACGGGACTCTGTGTCACAGCATTCAGTACAGATCTGGAGACAAACGGTACATGCTAGTTGGACCAAGAATGAGTGTCGGTTCTACTCTAGCACCTGGCAGTAATAGGAATACTCTAGTGATACCAGATCGCAGGAGGAGAGATTCTGGAGAG ACGGTGTCAGTGTAA